From a single Lolium rigidum isolate FL_2022 chromosome 7, APGP_CSIRO_Lrig_0.1, whole genome shotgun sequence genomic region:
- the LOC124679187 gene encoding LOB domain-containing protein 37-like: MSGVEWGMSCNGCRVLRKGCNDDCVLRPCLLWIDAADAQGHATLFAAKFFGRAGLMSFLTAVPEPQRPAVFQSLLYEAAGRTINPVSGAVGLLWAGSWHLCEAAVQAVLRGAAVGPLPELAGGVPEGGVGGSDLFASSARRAAVGCSTFSTAKRAAATSTSTRKLWAPVAGHQEPSCDLGLFLTPGSPTAAAAAAGERRRAGTPSMSSDASVTTSAGGEREPELLNLFV, translated from the exons atgaGCGGGGTTGAGTGGGGGATGAGCTGCAACGGGTGCCGCGTGCTGCGCAAAGGCTGCAACGACGACTGCGTGCTGCGGCCCTGCCTGCTCTGGATCGACGCCGCCGACGCGCAGGGCCACGCCACCCTCTTCGCCGCCAAGTTCTTCGGCCGCGCCGGGCTCAtgtccttcctcaccgccgtccccgAACCGCAGCGCCCAG CGGTGTTCCAGTCGCTGCTGTACGAGGCGGCGGGCCGGACGATCAACCCGGTGAGCGGCGCGGTGGGGCTGCTCTGGGCGGGGAGCTGGCACCTCTGCGAGGCGGCCGTCCAGGCCGTGCTCCGCGGCGCCGCCGTCGGCCCGCTGCCGGAGCTCGCGGGCGGCGTCCCcgagggcggcgtcggcggcagcGACCTCTTCGcgtcctccgccaggcgcgcaGCGGTGGGGTGCTCCACCTTCTCCACGGCCAAGCGGGCGGCGGCCACGTCGACGTCGACGAGGAAGCTCTGGGCGCCTGTGGCGGGGCACCAGGAGCCCTCGTGCGATCTCGGGCTCTTCCTCACCCCCGGATCGccgacggcggcagcggcggcggcaggggagcgACGACGGGCCGGCACGCCGTCGATGAGCTCCGACGCCTCCGTGACGACCAGCGCCGGGGGCGAGAGGGAGCCTGAGCTGCTCAACCTTTTCGTCTAG